Within Merismopedia glauca CCAP 1448/3, the genomic segment AATTACTTTAGTCTTCACGAGTGGGGTGGCTGGTTGCGACTTAAAATTGAAAGTCAAACAACCACCTTTAAAAACCACTCCCATTGCCAAAAATATGTCTACAGAGGCTTTAGAATTAATTATTTTTAATCGAGTCAATCAATATCGTCTATCGCAAAACTTAAAACCAGTTAAATTACATCCACGCATTACAGAGTTAGCCAGAGAACACAGTCGGAAAATGGCGAAAGGAGAAGTACCATTCAGCCATAATGGGTTTGAAGATCGGGTCAAAGCAATTTCTATAGCACTTCCATACCAAGGTGCATCGGAAAATGTCGCCTATAACTACGGTTACCAAGATCCAGCCCAGTATACAATTAGCGGCTGGATTAATAGTCCAGGTCACCAAAAGAATATGGTAGGAAAATATAATTTGACTGGAATAGGAGTAGCTAAAAATTATAAAGGAGAGTACTACTTCACCCAAATATTTGTTAACACTCCTTAGAGCGAGAGCGAGAATGATACACTCAGGTGATGCCAGCTAGTGATGTTGAACTTGAGTTATGGATCTAGAAAATTTTCAGATTTGCGATCGCGATTTACCCGAAGATTTGTTATCTAAATATCTACAGGCAGAAGCGATCGCCGTAGATACTGAGACAATGGGACTGATACCAGCGCGCGATCGTTTATGTTTGGTGCAACTAGCTGACGAACATCATGTCACTGTAATTCGGATTGCTAAAGGACAAAGTAGCGCCCCCAACCTCCAAAAATTGATGGAAGCGCAGCAAGTTACCAAAATCTTTCACTTTGCCCGTTTTGATGTAGCTACCCTGAAACAGCACTTAGGAATTCAGGTAAATC encodes:
- a CDS encoding ribonuclease H-like domain-containing protein yields the protein MDLENFQICDRDLPEDLLSKYLQAEAIAVDTETMGLIPARDRLCLVQLADEHHVTVIRIAKGQSSAPNLQKLMEAQQVTKIFHFARFDVATLKQHLGIQVNPIFCTKIASKLARTYSSRHGLKELVMELDGVELDKSAQCSDWGNAEGLSESQLKYAAGDVTHLLSLRRKLIAMLQREERWELTQQC
- a CDS encoding CAP domain-containing protein — its product is MYQPKPRKLTMLVDCLTHKALITLVFTSGVAGCDLKLKVKQPPLKTTPIAKNMSTEALELIIFNRVNQYRLSQNLKPVKLHPRITELAREHSRKMAKGEVPFSHNGFEDRVKAISIALPYQGASENVAYNYGYQDPAQYTISGWINSPGHQKNMVGKYNLTGIGVAKNYKGEYYFTQIFVNTP